One region of Pangasianodon hypophthalmus isolate fPanHyp1 chromosome 15, fPanHyp1.pri, whole genome shotgun sequence genomic DNA includes:
- the aqp7 gene encoding aquaporin-7 isoform X2: MNAAVTFTMCVLGRLSWKMLPLYVVAQLLGSFIAAGTVFTLYYDAIYHYCKGNFTVFGPKATAGIFATYPAPYLSVQAGFLDQVLGTAMLLLCLMALADKRNQPAPSGGEPVAVGALVLLIGVSMGSNSGYAINPTRDLGPRVFTAIAGWGLDVFRAGRCWWWVPLVAPLVGGVTGALIYKAFVELLHPKHKDRKPEHSGSSECIPLDQCKKDNADECVNCQQVEYHWKHEDERGASEKLDVTVRPV; this comes from the exons ATGAACGCAGCAGTGACGTTTACTATGTGCGTACTTGGCCGTCTGAGCTGGAAGATGCTTCCACTCTATGTAGTTGCACAACTTCTGGGCTCCTTTATTGCTGCAGGAACAGTTTTCACCCTGTACTACG ATGCTATATACCACTACTGCAAAGGAAACTTCACGGTGTTTGGCCCCAAAGCAACAGCGGGGATCTTTGCCACATATCCGGCTCCTTATCTCTCAGTACAAGCTGGATTTTTGGACCAG gTGCTTGGCACTGCCATGCTGTTACTATGTCTGATGGCTCTGGCAGATAAGAGGAACCAGCCTGCCCCATCTGGTGGAGAGCCTGTGGCTGTTGGGGCTCTTGTATTGCTGATTGGAGTTTCCATGGGCAGCAACAGTGGCTATGCCATCAATCCCACCCGAGACCTGGGGCCTAGAGTCTTTACAGCGATTGCAGGCTGGGGATTAGATGTATTCAG GGCAGGCAGATGTTGGTGGTGGGTGCCCTTGGTAGCGCCATTAGTGGGTGGAGTGACTGGAGCTTTGATATATAAAGCTTTCGTGGAACTGCTCCATCCCAAGCATAAGGATAGAAAACCTGAGCACAGTGGATCATCAGAGTGCATACCGCTGGATCAGTGTAAGAAAGACAACgcagatgagtgtgtgaactgTCAACAAGTCGAGTACCACTGGAAACATGAAGACGAGAGAGGAGCTAGCGAAAAACTAGATGTCACAGTGAGGCCAGTCTAG
- the aqp7 gene encoding aquaporin-7 isoform X1, which yields MLEEGKVEEPNKARRRTTCWIRKKHVRVGLAETLSTFVMMVFGLGSVAQVVTGGGVFGDYLSINLGFGLGVAMGVHAGGKVSGAHMNAAVTFTMCVLGRLSWKMLPLYVVAQLLGSFIAAGTVFTLYYDAIYHYCKGNFTVFGPKATAGIFATYPAPYLSVQAGFLDQVLGTAMLLLCLMALADKRNQPAPSGGEPVAVGALVLLIGVSMGSNSGYAINPTRDLGPRVFTAIAGWGLDVFRAGRCWWWVPLVAPLVGGVTGALIYKAFVELLHPKHKDRKPEHSGSSECIPLDQCKKDNADECVNCQQVEYHWKHEDERGASEKLDVTVRPV from the exons ATGCTGGAGGAGGGGAAGGTTGAGGAGCCGAATAAGGCCAGAAGAAGAACCACATGCTGGATTAGGAAGAAGCATGTTCGTGTAGGCCTAGCAGAAACTCTCAGCACATTTGTTATGATG gtgtttGGTCTAGGTTCTGTGGCTCAGGTGGTCACAGGAGGGGGGGTTTTTGGAGATTACCTTAGCATTAATCTGGGTTTTGGTCTTGGTGTAGCGATGGGGGTGCATGCTGGTGGGAAAGTGTCAG GTGCTCACATGAACGCAGCAGTGACGTTTACTATGTGCGTACTTGGCCGTCTGAGCTGGAAGATGCTTCCACTCTATGTAGTTGCACAACTTCTGGGCTCCTTTATTGCTGCAGGAACAGTTTTCACCCTGTACTACG ATGCTATATACCACTACTGCAAAGGAAACTTCACGGTGTTTGGCCCCAAAGCAACAGCGGGGATCTTTGCCACATATCCGGCTCCTTATCTCTCAGTACAAGCTGGATTTTTGGACCAG gTGCTTGGCACTGCCATGCTGTTACTATGTCTGATGGCTCTGGCAGATAAGAGGAACCAGCCTGCCCCATCTGGTGGAGAGCCTGTGGCTGTTGGGGCTCTTGTATTGCTGATTGGAGTTTCCATGGGCAGCAACAGTGGCTATGCCATCAATCCCACCCGAGACCTGGGGCCTAGAGTCTTTACAGCGATTGCAGGCTGGGGATTAGATGTATTCAG GGCAGGCAGATGTTGGTGGTGGGTGCCCTTGGTAGCGCCATTAGTGGGTGGAGTGACTGGAGCTTTGATATATAAAGCTTTCGTGGAACTGCTCCATCCCAAGCATAAGGATAGAAAACCTGAGCACAGTGGATCATCAGAGTGCATACCGCTGGATCAGTGTAAGAAAGACAACgcagatgagtgtgtgaactgTCAACAAGTCGAGTACCACTGGAAACATGAAGACGAGAGAGGAGCTAGCGAAAAACTAGATGTCACAGTGAGGCCAGTCTAG